The Cannabis sativa cultivar Pink pepper isolate KNU-18-1 unplaced genomic scaffold, ASM2916894v1 Contig3, whole genome shotgun sequence genome window below encodes:
- the LOC133028921 gene encoding uncharacterized protein LOC133028921, with protein MEPSPPEDFEDYGPSSTLIGFDRPLPLLRGPVPVGPLDDSSTGLFVLAFRNPRAWAKAYRACESKIIDQCVSGARIGCSISASSKCKPSWWLNLTGFTASDLKEREQCEEREMNGCLAVAKEKCFGFAKERCLKSFRDARVVERGRGLNTKQVQKLVGLVTMGDKSTLVRLIGFNQLVSHREFGTRYYRASELLGSCSDIDCILDGFSGKESSQ; from the coding sequence ATGGAACCCTCACCACCCGAGGATTTCGAAGATTACGGACCGTCATCAACACTTATCGGGTTTGATCGCCCGCTTCCCTTGCTCCGTGGCCCCGTCCCGGTTGGTCCGCTTGATGATTCATCGACCGGTTTGTTCGTTCTTGCATTCCGTAACCCCAGAGCTTGGGCGAAAGCGTACAGAGCCTGTGAGTCCAAGATTATCGACCAGTGCGTCTCTGGAGCCAGGATCGGGTGCTCGATCAGCGCCTCGAGCAAGTGCAAGCCCTCGTGGTGGCTGAATCTGACTGGTTTTACGGCTTCGGATTTGAAGGAGAGGGAGCAATGTGAAGAGCGTGAAATGAACGGCTGTTTGGCGGTGGCAAAGGAGAAGTGTTTTGGATTCGCCAAAGAACGGTGCTTGAAGTCGTTTAGGGATGCGAGGGTTGTGGAGAGGGGTAGGGGTTTGAATACAAAGCAGGTTCAGAAGTTGGTTGGCTTGGTAACTATGGGGGATAAGAGTACGTTGGTTCGTTTGATTGGATTCAATCAATTGGTTTCTCATCGAGAATTTGGGACAAGGTATTATAGGGCCAGTGAGTTACTTGGTTCTTGTAGTGATATTGATTGCATTCTTGATGGGTTTAGTGGCAAGGAATCATCACAGTAG